One window from the genome of Kaistella carnis encodes:
- a CDS encoding OmpA family protein yields MKLNLLLALALPIAMYSQSTDVGNTSDYPNQFTSGSANVHPFNNSSRMFRDWSISVGGGGAFLQAADVNSFYDGKVNFGYNAYISLDKQISHTFGMSLHYQMGKTNQKAMLPGAAGVAAGVATAWTEYNQVSILGDINFSNLLRRTDNNSTYRWALHGYGGIGLQGYKTLLLDNDMSRYSTSPKRIPIEIDQNIGLDTFFFEVGTGLKYNASKLIDVELRTMYIITGDDSFDGGGYGKNARPPYNAIAKGVSDNFFTVNLGLSFKLGKHEKHLAWVDPLQEINNRIYVLETTEPEFVVCESGDADNDGVCDDWDRQLDTPAGARVDGAGVALDMDLDGVIDLYDKCVTVPGPVENNGCPTNYKPQ; encoded by the coding sequence ATGAAATTAAATTTATTATTAGCATTAGCTTTGCCTATAGCGATGTATTCGCAGAGCACTGATGTTGGAAATACCAGCGATTATCCGAATCAGTTTACTTCTGGTTCTGCTAATGTTCACCCTTTCAATAACTCTTCCAGAATGTTTCGCGATTGGTCTATTTCGGTAGGTGGTGGTGGAGCTTTTTTGCAAGCTGCGGATGTAAATTCTTTTTACGATGGCAAAGTTAATTTTGGATACAATGCCTACATCAGTTTAGATAAGCAAATTTCTCACACCTTTGGTATGAGTCTGCACTATCAAATGGGTAAAACCAACCAAAAAGCCATGTTGCCAGGAGCAGCGGGTGTTGCAGCAGGTGTTGCAACCGCTTGGACTGAATATAATCAAGTTTCCATATTAGGAGATATTAACTTCTCTAATTTATTACGTCGCACCGACAATAATTCAACATACCGTTGGGCTTTACATGGCTATGGAGGAATCGGTTTGCAGGGTTACAAAACTTTGTTGCTTGATAACGATATGTCGAGATACAGTACCTCCCCGAAAAGAATTCCTATCGAAATCGATCAAAATATCGGTTTAGATACTTTTTTCTTTGAAGTGGGTACCGGTTTAAAATATAACGCGTCAAAATTAATTGATGTTGAATTAAGAACCATGTACATTATTACCGGAGACGATTCCTTTGATGGTGGTGGTTACGGTAAAAATGCAAGACCACCTTATAATGCGATTGCTAAAGGAGTTTCTGATAACTTCTTTACTGTAAACTTAGGATTGTCATTCAAACTGGGTAAACACGAAAAACATTTAGCATGGGTTGACCCATTGCAGGAAATTAACAACAGAATTTACGTTTTAGAAACTACAGAACCTGAGTTCGTGGTTTGTGAAAGTGGTGATGCGGACAATGATGGAGTTTGTGATGATTGGGACAGACAACTTGATACTCCTGCCGGTGCGAGAGTAGATGGTGCAGGTGTTGCTTTGGATATGGATCTTGACGGAGTTATCGATTTGTACGATAAATGTGTAACTGTTCCGGGACCTGTAGAAAATAATGGGTGTCCAACAAATTATAAACCTCAATAA
- the folK gene encoding 2-amino-4-hydroxy-6-hydroxymethyldihydropteridine diphosphokinase: MSQHEATLLLGSNLGDRKINIEVALRRIETEVGVIIEKTDLIITDPVEFDSNNFFCNIAVLIKTQYSPKKLLNLLKTIEREMGRAKDTLIAGGYQDRIIDIDIVLYNGLRFYCKDLEIPHQKHMYERDFSRRLLDALIKHKKQ, translated from the coding sequence ATGTCGCAACATGAAGCTACTTTGTTACTAGGAAGTAATTTGGGTGATCGAAAAATAAATATTGAGGTCGCACTACGCAGAATTGAAACTGAGGTCGGTGTCATTATAGAAAAGACAGACCTTATTATTACAGACCCTGTAGAATTTGATAGTAATAATTTTTTTTGTAATATTGCAGTATTAATAAAAACACAATATTCTCCTAAGAAACTCTTAAATTTGTTAAAAACGATAGAGAGGGAAATGGGCAGAGCAAAAGATACGTTAATTGCAGGCGGTTACCAAGACAGAATCATTGATATAGATATTGTCTTGTATAATGGTCTTCGTTTCTATTGTAAGGATTTAGAAATCCCGCATCAGAAGCATATGTATGAGCGTGATTTTTCCCGAAGACTGTTGGATGCATTAATAAAACATAAAAAACAATAA
- the sppA gene encoding signal peptide peptidase SppA has protein sequence MKSFFKNVLANIVAIIIIAAVFSLFLIMIIASSALSGDQKPYIKDNSILTLDFKTNLIDSPTEDQGEMFAFSETNKNILILDMLDAIKKAKNDSKIKGISVETDGIRAGFTQLDDVRAALEDFKKSGKFVYAYGNVVSQSAYYLGSVADQYILNPAGGIDLKGLATEVLYMKNFADKYGIGIQIIRHGKYKSAVEPYMRDDMSPENKEQLSTLLNDIWSLNSQKIAASRKIDSAQFRVVVDSLYGTIPELSLQHKLVDRLLQKSEYDQMIKTKLQLKEKDKLTKVSFTKYINSYREESSNKDNQIAVLYASGAIYNGEGYQNIFADNFVKDIKKLADDEKIKAVVLRINSPGGSANASDEILFELQQLKKKKPIVVSFGDYAASGGYYIAMAADKIYSEPNTLTGSIGVFGMIPYFKEIANKNGFTAIPVTTNANSNMYSPINGVTPGGVSMLTRSVEQTYKRFVHFVTVNRKKSFEQIDEIGGGRVWSGTRAKNIGLVDELGTLQDAINFAATKIKVKDFSISSYPKKISPFQQIFKNLDENEISARLIKNKIGTENYRLFEQITDPKLQQGVMMQMPFQIKID, from the coding sequence ATGAAGAGTTTTTTTAAGAATGTGTTAGCAAATATAGTTGCAATAATCATTATAGCGGCGGTTTTTTCGCTATTTTTAATAATGATTATCGCTTCCAGTGCGCTAAGTGGAGATCAAAAACCTTATATAAAAGACAATTCTATTTTAACACTCGATTTTAAAACCAACCTGATCGACAGCCCAACTGAGGATCAGGGAGAAATGTTTGCCTTTAGTGAAACCAACAAAAATATTCTGATTTTAGATATGCTGGATGCCATCAAAAAGGCAAAAAATGACTCAAAAATTAAAGGGATAAGTGTAGAAACCGATGGGATCCGGGCAGGATTTACGCAGCTGGATGATGTTCGCGCAGCTTTAGAAGACTTTAAGAAAAGTGGAAAATTCGTTTATGCTTACGGAAATGTAGTGTCTCAGTCTGCTTATTATTTAGGTTCTGTTGCAGATCAGTATATTTTGAATCCGGCAGGCGGAATTGATTTAAAAGGACTCGCTACAGAAGTGCTCTACATGAAAAATTTTGCAGATAAATATGGTATTGGAATTCAAATCATTCGACATGGTAAATACAAATCTGCGGTAGAACCGTATATGAGAGATGATATGTCTCCGGAAAACAAAGAGCAGCTTTCAACATTACTAAATGATATCTGGTCCCTTAATTCCCAAAAGATTGCAGCCTCACGTAAAATAGACAGCGCTCAGTTTCGGGTGGTTGTAGACAGTCTGTATGGAACGATTCCAGAGCTGAGCCTGCAGCACAAGTTGGTGGATCGACTCCTTCAAAAAAGCGAATATGATCAAATGATTAAAACGAAACTTCAATTAAAGGAAAAAGATAAATTGACGAAGGTTTCTTTTACAAAATACATCAATTCTTACAGGGAAGAATCGTCTAATAAAGATAATCAAATTGCTGTACTGTATGCATCAGGAGCAATTTATAATGGTGAAGGCTATCAAAATATATTCGCAGATAACTTTGTAAAAGATATCAAAAAGCTAGCAGATGACGAGAAAATAAAAGCAGTTGTTTTACGAATCAATTCACCGGGAGGAAGCGCAAATGCCTCTGATGAGATTCTCTTTGAACTGCAACAGTTAAAAAAGAAAAAACCAATTGTAGTTTCATTTGGTGACTACGCAGCATCGGGAGGTTACTACATTGCGATGGCCGCCGATAAAATTTATTCTGAGCCAAACACCTTAACGGGTTCAATTGGTGTTTTCGGAATGATTCCTTACTTTAAAGAGATCGCAAACAAAAATGGCTTTACCGCGATTCCTGTAACAACCAATGCAAATTCCAATATGTATTCCCCCATAAATGGGGTAACTCCAGGCGGTGTTTCTATGTTAACCAGAAGTGTGGAACAGACTTATAAAAGATTTGTACACTTTGTTACCGTAAACCGTAAAAAATCATTTGAACAAATTGATGAAATCGGAGGCGGCAGAGTTTGGAGTGGGACCCGTGCAAAAAACATAGGTCTTGTAGATGAACTTGGAACTTTGCAGGATGCTATCAATTTTGCTGCAACTAAAATTAAAGTGAAAGATTTCAGCATTTCCAGCTATCCTAAAAAGATCTCTCCTTTTCAACAGATCTTTAAAAACCTGGATGAGAATGAAATTTCAGCGCGACTTATCAAAAACAAAATCGGCACTGAAAATTATAGACTTTTTGAGCAGATTACAGATCCGAAACTTCAACAGGGTGTTATGATGCAAATGCCCTTTCAGATTAAAATTGATTAA
- a CDS encoding GlsB/YeaQ/YmgE family stress response membrane protein: MGILTWIIFGLIAGAIAKFIMPGNQNMGWLLTIILGIVGAYVGAFIGQLLGLGDVTGFNIGSMFLAVAGALVLLWIYGMATKRG, translated from the coding sequence ATGGGAATTTTAACTTGGATCATTTTTGGTCTTATCGCAGGAGCAATCGCTAAATTTATTATGCCAGGAAACCAGAATATGGGATGGCTTTTAACAATCATCTTAGGAATTGTTGGAGCTTATGTTGGAGCGTTCATCGGACAGTTATTAGGCTTAGGAGATGTTACAGGATTTAATATCGGTAGTATGTTCCTGGCAGTAGCAGGTGCCTTAGTTCTGCTCTGGATTTATGGAATGGCCACGAAACGTGGATAG
- the ftsY gene encoding signal recognition particle-docking protein FtsY, with protein sequence MSWYKKIFRKEEKESLDKGLEKSSQGFFDKISKAVVGKSKVDDEVLDDLEEVLIASDVGASTTIKIIDRIEKRVARDKFVGTDELDVILREEITGLLLDNPHAQTGNVDDTKKPYVIMVVGVNGVGKTTTIGKLAHQFKSEGKKVVLGAADTFRAAATEQLTIWSERVGVPIVKQNMGSDPASVAFDTVQSAVANNADVVIIDTAGRLHNKVNLMNELSKIKRVMQKVIVDAPHEILLVLDGSTGQNAFEQAKQFTAATEVNALAVTKLDGTAKGGVVIGISEEFQIPVKYIGVGEKMTDLQLFNPAEFVDSFFKKR encoded by the coding sequence ATGAGTTGGTACAAAAAAATTTTTAGAAAAGAGGAGAAAGAATCTTTAGATAAAGGTTTGGAGAAATCGAGTCAAGGTTTCTTTGATAAGATCTCGAAAGCAGTTGTCGGGAAATCCAAAGTGGATGATGAAGTGTTGGATGACTTAGAAGAAGTTTTAATCGCTTCTGATGTGGGCGCCTCTACCACCATTAAAATAATTGACAGAATTGAAAAGCGTGTGGCCCGTGATAAATTTGTGGGAACCGATGAACTTGATGTCATTTTGCGGGAAGAAATCACAGGTTTACTTTTAGATAATCCACACGCGCAAACAGGCAATGTAGATGACACTAAAAAACCCTATGTAATTATGGTAGTAGGCGTAAATGGCGTCGGGAAAACCACAACCATCGGCAAACTAGCGCACCAGTTTAAGTCGGAGGGAAAAAAAGTCGTACTTGGTGCTGCAGATACTTTCCGTGCGGCAGCGACCGAACAGTTGACGATCTGGAGTGAAAGAGTAGGCGTGCCCATTGTGAAACAAAATATGGGATCTGATCCCGCTTCTGTAGCCTTTGATACGGTGCAAAGTGCTGTGGCGAATAATGCCGATGTGGTCATCATTGATACCGCCGGAAGACTTCATAACAAGGTTAATTTAATGAATGAACTGAGTAAGATTAAACGCGTGATGCAAAAAGTAATCGTAGATGCACCGCATGAAATTTTACTGGTTCTTGATGGTTCTACAGGTCAGAATGCTTTTGAACAGGCCAAGCAGTTTACAGCAGCTACTGAAGTGAATGCCTTAGCCGTTACAAAATTAGATGGTACTGCAAAAGGAGGCGTGGTAATCGGTATTTCAGAAGAGTTTCAGATTCCCGTAAAGTATATCGGAGTGGGAGAGAAGATGACTGATTTACAGCTTTTTAATCCTGCAGAATTTGTAGATTCTTTCTTTAAGAAAAGATAA
- a CDS encoding DUF4295 domain-containing protein — translation MAKKVVATLQGGVGSKKMTKVVKMVKSPKSGAYIFDEKVMNADEVDAYLKK, via the coding sequence ATGGCAAAGAAAGTAGTAGCTACCCTACAAGGTGGTGTCGGTTCAAAAAAAATGACCAAAGTTGTGAAAATGGTAAAGTCTCCTAAAAGTGGAGCTTATATTTTCGACGAGAAAGTAATGAACGCAGACGAAGTTGATGCTTATTTGAAAAAATAA
- the rpmG gene encoding 50S ribosomal protein L33: MAKKGNRVQVILECTEHKETGVAGMSRYITTKNKKNTTERLELKKFNPVLKKYTLHKEIK, from the coding sequence ATGGCAAAAAAAGGGAATAGAGTACAGGTGATTTTGGAGTGCACTGAGCACAAAGAAACAGGAGTAGCAGGAATGTCAAGATACATCACTACTAAAAATAAAAAGAATACTACAGAGAGATTAGAGTTGAAAAAATTCAACCCTGTTCTTAAGAAGTACACTCTTCACAAAGAAATTAAGTAA
- the rpmB gene encoding 50S ribosomal protein L28 encodes MSRICQITGKRAMVGNNVSHANNKTKRRFEINLLEKKFYLPEQEKSVTLKVSAHGLRIINRIGIEEAILRGTRSGFIKKS; translated from the coding sequence ATGTCAAGAATTTGCCAAATAACAGGAAAGCGTGCCATGGTAGGAAACAATGTTTCTCACGCTAATAACAAAACGAAGCGTCGTTTTGAAATTAACTTATTGGAAAAGAAATTTTACCTTCCAGAGCAAGAGAAATCTGTAACTTTAAAAGTTTCAGCTCATGGATTGAGAATTATCAATAGAATAGGGATTGAAGAAGCAATATTAAGAGGGACCAGAAGTGGTTTCATCAAAAAATCATAA
- the proC gene encoding pyrroline-5-carboxylate reductase, with protein MKIAVLGAGKMGISFSRSFLKFELIKPENLHLITRRKENIQQLEQQFPGSKVSDFLGVSTVDADLIIVAIKPQDFQFVAENLKFRLNESQMILSIMAGIKIKKIQHLFNHKKVVRAMPNSPTLLGMGITGYTAAKGISFVDLMQIERFLNSTGRSVYLENENLLDGVTALSGSGPAYFYYIVDAMIKAGTEMGIEKNLAELFVKQTMLGAYHLMNTSDKSLEELIKDVASKGGTTEAALQTFEENRLKDSLKKGILAAERRSKDLSE; from the coding sequence ATGAAAATAGCCGTTCTTGGTGCGGGAAAAATGGGTATTTCTTTTTCAAGATCTTTTTTAAAGTTTGAATTAATTAAGCCTGAAAATCTCCATTTAATTACCCGAAGAAAAGAAAATATTCAACAACTTGAACAGCAATTTCCTGGGTCGAAGGTTTCTGATTTTTTAGGTGTTTCTACAGTAGATGCAGACCTCATTATAGTCGCAATAAAGCCTCAGGATTTTCAGTTTGTCGCCGAGAATTTAAAGTTTCGGTTGAATGAAAGCCAGATGATCCTTTCGATCATGGCTGGGATCAAGATTAAAAAAATTCAGCATCTTTTTAATCACAAAAAAGTAGTTCGTGCGATGCCAAATTCACCCACGCTGCTGGGAATGGGAATCACAGGTTATACAGCTGCAAAAGGGATTTCCTTTGTCGATCTTATGCAAATTGAACGGTTTCTGAATTCTACAGGAAGGTCCGTTTATCTGGAAAATGAAAATCTTTTGGATGGCGTTACAGCACTTTCGGGGAGCGGGCCTGCGTACTTTTATTACATTGTAGATGCTATGATCAAAGCAGGAACAGAAATGGGTATTGAGAAGAACTTGGCCGAACTTTTTGTAAAACAAACCATGTTAGGAGCTTATCATTTGATGAATACTTCTGATAAAAGTTTAGAGGAATTGATTAAAGATGTTGCATCAAAAGGGGGAACGACCGAAGCGGCACTGCAAACCTTTGAAGAAAATCGGCTGAAAGATTCTTTGAAAAAAGGTATTTTGGCGGCGGAAAGACGATCAAAAGATTTAAGTGAATAG
- the murB gene encoding UDP-N-acetylmuramate dehydrogenase produces MNIQENYSLKHHNTFGVEVSAKYFAEVNSLDQLTQILRNTSVRKFKLLFLGGGSNVLFTQDFDGVVLQLNLKGISEKILNDNEVLVTSQAGENWHEFVQYCLNKNYGGLENLSLIPGNVGTSPMQNIGAYGTEIKDTFVRCKVLNLDTLEVEEFDHNKCNFGYRESIFKREGKGKYVILDVTFKLTRKNHAIKTEYGAIKSELENLGIHNPTIQDISRAVINIRQSKLPDPKIIGNAGSFFKNPSIPMDQFLELQKTYAEMPHYPNGDLVKVPAGWLIEQCGWKGKQIGNVASHELQSLVIVNKTGLASGKEIFDFSTMIIESVNEKFGIDLEREVNII; encoded by the coding sequence ATGAATATCCAAGAAAATTATTCTCTTAAACACCACAATACTTTCGGTGTTGAGGTGTCCGCTAAATATTTTGCAGAAGTTAACTCTTTGGACCAACTGACTCAGATTCTCCGGAACACTTCTGTTCGGAAATTTAAACTGCTTTTCTTAGGTGGAGGAAGTAATGTTTTGTTTACTCAAGATTTTGATGGCGTAGTTCTTCAATTAAATTTGAAAGGTATTTCAGAAAAGATTTTGAATGATAATGAAGTTTTGGTCACTTCGCAGGCAGGTGAAAACTGGCATGAATTTGTTCAGTACTGTTTAAATAAAAATTACGGTGGCTTAGAGAATTTATCATTAATCCCAGGAAATGTAGGAACTTCTCCCATGCAAAATATCGGTGCTTATGGAACCGAAATCAAAGACACTTTTGTGCGATGTAAAGTATTGAATTTAGATACTTTGGAAGTGGAAGAATTTGATCATAACAAATGCAATTTTGGTTATCGTGAATCGATTTTTAAAAGAGAAGGAAAAGGAAAGTATGTTATTTTAGACGTTACCTTTAAATTAACTCGGAAAAACCATGCAATTAAAACAGAGTATGGTGCAATAAAATCGGAACTTGAAAATTTGGGAATTCATAATCCCACCATTCAGGATATTTCCCGAGCGGTCATCAACATCCGACAAAGTAAACTACCGGATCCAAAAATTATTGGAAATGCAGGTAGTTTTTTTAAAAATCCTTCGATTCCGATGGATCAGTTTTTAGAATTACAGAAAACATATGCGGAAATGCCTCATTATCCGAATGGAGACTTGGTTAAAGTTCCGGCAGGCTGGTTGATTGAACAATGTGGTTGGAAAGGAAAACAAATCGGAAATGTGGCTTCTCACGAACTTCAAAGTTTAGTAATAGTCAACAAAACCGGATTGGCATCAGGCAAAGAAATTTTTGATTTTTCGACTATGATTATTGAGTCTGTAAATGAAAAATTTGGAATTGATTTGGAGCGAGAGGTTAACATCATTTAG
- a CDS encoding DUF2199 domain-containing protein translates to MSSENKCGICGEIHHTYPALTFAYPNSYYWLSEEQKNTYNIYIDADFCTIEYPDRADRFIRVVLKQKIMKSSRYLEYGLWVYLNEEDFEDYKANFNNENHETVYFGWLSNALPDYQFEKSIAMDVKSKPGNERPEVYPQLDFSHPFVVDFYHGITREEAEKRIHNMPTTISQ, encoded by the coding sequence ATGAGTTCAGAAAATAAATGTGGCATTTGTGGTGAAATTCATCACACTTATCCCGCGCTCACTTTTGCCTATCCCAATTCGTATTATTGGTTGAGCGAAGAACAGAAAAACACGTATAATATTTATATTGATGCTGATTTTTGTACGATTGAATATCCAGATCGAGCGGATCGGTTTATTCGAGTGGTGCTGAAGCAGAAGATTATGAAATCTTCCCGTTATCTGGAATATGGACTTTGGGTTTATTTAAATGAAGAAGATTTCGAAGATTATAAGGCCAATTTCAATAATGAAAATCATGAAACCGTGTACTTTGGTTGGCTGAGCAATGCGTTGCCGGATTATCAATTCGAAAAAAGCATTGCAATGGATGTGAAATCAAAACCCGGTAATGAACGACCGGAAGTTTATCCTCAACTGGATTTTAGCCACCCGTTTGTGGTTGACTTTTATCACGGAATTACCAGAGAGGAAGCCGAAAAAAGAATTCACAATATGCCCACAACTATTTCTCAATAA
- a CDS encoding pyridoxal phosphate-dependent aminotransferase, whose protein sequence is MPKISERAQNMPASPVRKLVPYALQAKQKGIKVYHLNIGQPDIETPQSALDAVKNNDLKIFEYALSEGNLEYRTALKDYYHTLGFTDLTTDNFIVTNGGSEALNFALSTLCDDGDEVIIPEPYYANYNGFASTFNVNVVAVTSSIDTGFALPPIEDFEKKITPKTKAILICNPGNPTGYLYTREELQKLADIALKHDIVIISDEVYREYVYDGKQQVSMFEFPEIADHCIIIDSESKRYSMCGVRIGSMITRSKKIHDAAMLFAQARLSPVLLGQIAAAAAHQNDADYILKVRTEYTHRRNVLVDLLNGIPGVICPKPKGAFYCAVELPVDDTDKFAQWLLESYSHNNETIMVAPMSGFYSDPELGKKQVRIAYVLKEEDLRRSVELLNDALQKYKIEFGL, encoded by the coding sequence ATGCCGAAAATTTCTGAGCGCGCACAAAATATGCCTGCATCGCCCGTTAGAAAATTGGTTCCTTACGCTTTACAGGCGAAACAAAAGGGGATCAAAGTATATCATTTAAATATTGGTCAACCCGATATAGAAACACCGCAATCTGCTTTGGATGCTGTAAAAAACAATGATCTGAAAATTTTTGAATATGCACTTTCCGAAGGAAATTTAGAATACAGAACGGCACTCAAAGATTACTATCATACTTTGGGATTTACCGATTTAACAACGGACAATTTCATTGTAACCAATGGAGGTTCGGAAGCGTTGAATTTTGCACTTTCTACTTTGTGTGATGACGGTGATGAGGTGATCATTCCGGAGCCTTATTATGCAAATTATAATGGCTTTGCCAGCACGTTCAATGTAAATGTTGTAGCGGTAACTTCTTCTATTGATACTGGTTTTGCTTTGCCTCCGATTGAGGATTTTGAGAAAAAAATTACTCCAAAAACAAAAGCGATTTTAATTTGTAATCCCGGAAATCCTACCGGCTATTTATATACGAGAGAAGAGCTGCAAAAGTTAGCTGATATCGCTTTGAAACATGATATCGTGATTATTTCTGATGAAGTGTACAGAGAATATGTTTACGATGGGAAACAGCAGGTTTCTATGTTTGAGTTTCCTGAAATTGCAGATCACTGTATTATTATTGATTCAGAATCTAAAAGATACTCTATGTGCGGCGTGCGAATTGGCAGCATGATTACGCGTTCTAAGAAAATTCATGATGCAGCCATGCTTTTTGCACAGGCGAGATTAAGTCCGGTTTTATTGGGACAGATTGCGGCAGCTGCGGCACATCAAAATGATGCAGATTATATTTTGAAAGTTCGTACGGAATATACGCATCGCCGTAATGTTTTGGTGGATCTGTTAAACGGAATTCCGGGCGTTATTTGTCCGAAACCTAAAGGGGCATTTTATTGCGCGGTAGAACTGCCGGTTGATGATACTGATAAGTTTGCGCAATGGTTGCTCGAAAGTTATTCGCATAACAACGAAACCATTATGGTAGCGCCGATGAGTGGTTTCTACAGCGATCCGGAACTCGGTAAAAAGCAAGTCAGAATTGCCTATGTTTTGAAAGAAGAAGATTTGCGAAGAAGTGTGGAATTGTTGAATGACGCACTTCAGAAATATAAAATTGAATTTGGTCTTTAA
- a CDS encoding immunoglobulin-like domain-containing protein has translation MNIVVYNETSDLIGTGNAFVIEHWNGKNWVKEKYITNRIFTSIGYDIEPGEKRVFETDVYAYYPNLKKGRYRISKSYNFDKDRPITEDEVHWIYAEFTIE, from the coding sequence ATAAATATTGTTGTCTACAATGAAACTTCGGACCTCATCGGAACGGGGAATGCATTTGTTATTGAGCACTGGAACGGTAAAAATTGGGTGAAAGAAAAATATATAACCAACCGTATTTTCACTTCAATTGGATATGATATAGAACCTGGCGAAAAGAGGGTGTTTGAGACTGACGTTTATGCGTATTATCCGAATTTAAAGAAAGGAAGATATAGGATTTCCAAATCTTATAATTTTGATAAAGACCGACCGATAACAGAAGATGAAGTTCACTGGATTTATGCAGAATTCACTATCGAATAA